The window TCACAGATTGATTCTTAGCATTTTCAAGATAATAGTTGAAATTATTATAAACAGAAGTATTCAATAAGTAGTTGAATGATGGATAAGCACTCTGGAAGTTCACCTTTGCATTCACAAAATAATCTTTTATTGGCTCGAACTTCAGATTGTTTGTTGTTCTCAAGTAACTTTTAAACTGGCTTCCGTTTGAAAATTCAAGGAATGAATTCAGCTGAACCTTGTCCCAAAGTTTCACCTGTAGATTTCCCACAGCTCCAATTCTGCTTTCTTTAAGTTCACCAGGAAAAGGTACACCATCAAGAGCCACTATATTATTTATTCCAAACTTAATCATCTGATAGCGTACTCCGGCATCTAGCTTGAATTTTTCATTATTAAAAACCAAACTCAAAGTATTACTCAGATTGCTGGAGTACTTTTTCGTTGCTAGAGGAAAGCCATTGACTAAATCAGTAGGAACCTTATACCAATACCCTTCCAATCCTCCTTGAGTATAATAATATTTATTCCCTTGATGGAAAATCGTATGTCTGATACTGAATGGGAATTTTTCAGCATTGAATGGCGTAAACTGATGACTCAGATAATATCTTCTGTAGGCAAATTGCGAAGTCGTTGATGCCAGATTAACCTGAGCGTTTTGTCTGTTTTTATAATTGCTGTCTCCACTTTGAAATAAGTCATCTTCGGTAATCCCACCACTCTCCTGATTATTAACATTCTGATGAAGGTAGTGTGCAAAAAGTTCATAGTTCCCACTTTTGGAAACATAATGCCCGGAAAATATAGTATTATTATTTGCTGCCAGGGAATTTCTATAAAGTCCTTGTGAACGGAGTCCCATATATTCTAGCGCAAAATTGAATCTTTTACCAATATTCTGAGTGTAGGTAGATCTTAATGCAGCTCCGTTTCTCATCGCATTGTGATAGATAAATGTTGCAGTAGGTGTTTTTACATCGTAATACTTTACATCATTTGCACCTATAATCATATAAGATTTATTGGAAGGCAATAAAGATAGATTTTGCTCAGCATTCACTTCAAACACCAATGGATTAAATCCTGAGCCTATATTAGCTGGCTGTACCCTGCCAAAATTGTCATTGTTATTATATTGAGAGAAAATATAAGTTTTATCAAAAGTCATGACTGTATCAAAAACTTTCTTTTCTGAAAACTGAGTCTGATACAGGTAATCATTGATGGTAGGTTTGAAAATTTTCAAGGAATCTTTCTTTCCAGAGTCTATGACCAGAGTATCTTCCGGTTTCTTGGATGTTTTGGTTTCTTCAGTTTTAACAACCTGTGCACTGGCAGCGAAGCCAAAGAAAGTGATTATGAAAAGGATATACTTCATTATTCATTATTGTTCAGCAAAAATAAGAAATAATAGTAAATAAAAGAGCCTGCCACATTTATGCAGCAGGCTTTTACTTTATACATTCATCCTATAGGATTTTTAACAGTGCTATTTATTAATAAAATCGAACAATTTTACTAAGTCTTCTTCTCTATTAAAGTTAATCTTATTGGATTTAGCAAATTCCTTTACACTTTTAGCATCTAAAGAAAGTTCCTCTGAAAGCTCATCTACGTTTTTAGGCAATTTGTAGTAAGTATTATCTTTTGAAACAAGATACACATCTTTTTCTTTTGCATAATAATCATTAGCATCTTTTGCAAAAGCATTTACAGACTTTTCTCCTGACATCAGTTCTACTTTTTCACGCTTAAACAATCCATATTTAGCATCTTTTTTACTTAATAGTACAAGATATCCAAATTTATCATTCCCCATATAGTTATATTTTTTAACGATATAGGTTTTTTTCAATGATGGGAAAACAATAGTTAACCCTTCTGTTTTATCAGCATAATAAGTGTCTTTCTTGTCGAGGTATTCCATTTCATCTGCATAAGCATTGTAACGAAGATCCTGTACATTCTTAGAATATCCATCAATCGTTACTTTTTCAAAGTTTTTACTATTTGTATATGGATTTCCATCTATTTTATATTCACCGCTTTTAACTCTTTTTCCTCCCAATGTAAAGATCTTATCACTGGACATAAAAACATTTTCATTGCCTGATTGTGCATAGGTACTTACTGCAGCTGACAATAAAAATAAGGATAAACAAAACTTTTTCATATTATAAGATATTGATATTTGTAAAGATACTACATTTTCGAATCAATTTTACAAAAAAAACCGCTATTAATAGCGGTTTTTATATAAAATACTTATTTAAATTTTAAAAGTATTATTGGAAGTTATCATACCCTTGATTTCCTTTAACAGCACCAACGTTAGTTTCTGATAATGGAATAGGGAACGCATTTAGGAATGGATCTGCACTAGCACCTGCAGGTCTAGGTACAGCATCTCCCCATCTTCTAAGATCCCATTGTCTTAAACCTTCACCAATAAGTTCTCTTGTTCTTTCTTCTTTTAACATATCCATATCTACAGAAGTTACAAGAGCTAATTGTGCGGCAAGAGTGTGAGTAACTCCAGCATCATCTTTATACTCAGTCCATCTGTTTGATACCAATTGCTTATAATATTCAAGAGCTGTAGCAGGATTACCCCCTTTAAGCTCTGCCTCAACACCGTCAAGAAGAATTTCTTCAAAACGTAGCATTTTTATATTGTCAGATCCTGTTATATTCAGATATTTACCCTTATCACCAGCAGAGACATACAGATCACCTTCCAATTCTGTAAAAAACTTCAATCTTACATCACCAGGATTATATAAGTCAAGAACTTCTGGATTTACAACGACATTTCCATATCCGTCATAATTAATTTTATAGGCGTAAGAATCGGTAGAAAGAGATCCTGTATTTCCTACTGCCAATTCAAAAATTGAATTGGTAGCAGATCCATTCATTTTAAATGAATATGAATCCTGAAGACCTGACGCCGCTACTACTTCATAAGCCTTAAGATCTACAACATATTTTACTAAATCTCTAACTTTAGCATAATCGCCTTTGTACAGATAATATCTAGCCATTAATCCTTTTAATGCAGCTACAGATAGATCTGTTTTACTAGTAGTTCTATTATTAGCTGTCATTAGTTGCTCTGCTTTAGCAAAATCTGCTTCAATTTGAGCTTCTGTTTCAGCAATAGTACTTCTACCTTGCTTAGCTCTTGGATCATACTTTAGAGGTAATACAACACCTAAACTTGTTGGTGCTCCAGTATACTTTTGTCCATATAAGCGTAATAAATCAAAGAAACCTAAAGCTCTTACTGCATAAGCCTGTCCTTGTATAAAGTTTGCAGAAGGTTTATCACTAGCTTTAAATCCACTGATATCTGTATTAATCACAACATTCGCTGTTGCTACTGCTCTATAAATAAAAGTCCAAGTATTCTTCGCATATGCGTCTGAAGATATCTGAGTGTAATTCATTACGTTAACATAATAACCACTCGCAAGATTACTATACATTTCATCTGATCTCACCTCTCCGTATGCTAAGAAATCACAACCATAATAAGTTTTATCTCTCATTACATTAAACATACCTCTTGAAAACGATTCCAATTCCTGAATCGTTGTCAAAGGAGCTTGCTCCACTTCCTGGTTGAATTGTCTTTCTACAAAATCATCACTACATGAGACATTTACCATTAAAAGCCCTAGAGATAATAATGCTACTTTTAATATTTTATTTTTCATTTCTTCTAATTTTTAAAAACTTAAATTAACACCAAATAAGAATGATTTCAATACTGGTAAGTTTAGATCCGAGAATCCAGAGATATTGGTTTCAGGGTCATACTTCAGATTCTTATCAAATCTATAAGTCCAGGCATTATTAGCCATCACATAAACTTTAACAGAGTTAAGACCAGTTCCTTGAAGGAAATCACTATTAAATGTATATCCTAAACTTGCATTACTTAAACGGATATAATCACCTTTATATAGGAATCTTGTTGAAGCTGAGTTCGATCTCTTATTTCCACCGATAATTGGTTTTGGATTAGATGCTCCGGTATTCGTTGGAGTCCAGTAATCACCTGTTACATCGTATCCAGGATAACTTGATGTGTATTGTCCATCAGAGTATAAATAAGAAGCCCAGTTATCAAAGATCTTACCTCCAAAGCCATATGTAAACTGTGCATCAAGCGAGAATCCTTTATAAGAAAGGGAAGTATTAGCCCCTCCAAATACATTGCTTAAGAAAGACCCTTGTACTGCTTGTCTAGCTTTGTTATAGTTGTTAGTTGTTTCTCCATCCACACCATTTACATACCAAAGAGGATCTCCGTTATTTGGATCTACTCCTGCCCATTTTCTTAAATAGTAAGTTCTGGCCCCTTCACCTACTCTAATTGTTTGAGTTGAAGTATCAACATTTCCACCATATAATTCTGTAACCTCATTATGTAATGTTGATAAGTTAAATCCTACAGACCAGTTAAATTGGTTTCTATCACCTCTAAAGATATCTCCATTGACAGCAAATTCGAAACCTCTGTTTACTAATGAACCAATATTTTCAACAACATAGCTATTGAAATTCGGGTTATTTCCTTCAATTGGATCCATACCTCCTTGAGCTGCAGATAATGGAATATTGTAGATTAGATCCTTAGTTTTCTTGTTATAATATTCAGCAGTAATTGTCAATCTATTCTTAAAGAAACCTAAATCAAATCCAACGTTAAAAGGATTTACAGTTTCCCAAGATAAATTAGGACTGAATACTCTATTAATAACAGCAGCAGCCTGATCGTCATAATTCGTTGTATAAGAATATGTAGCATATGGATTTGCAGTGATCTGGTTACCTAATTTACCATATGATGCTCTAAACTTCAAT of the Chryseobacterium capnotolerans genome contains:
- a CDS encoding putative porin; its protein translation is MKYILFIITFFGFAASAQVVKTEETKTSKKPEDTLVIDSGKKDSLKIFKPTINDYLYQTQFSEKKVFDTVMTFDKTYIFSQYNNNDNFGRVQPANIGSGFNPLVFEVNAEQNLSLLPSNKSYMIIGANDVKYYDVKTPTATFIYHNAMRNGAALRSTYTQNIGKRFNFALEYMGLRSQGLYRNSLAANNNTIFSGHYVSKSGNYELFAHYLHQNVNNQESGGITEDDLFQSGDSNYKNRQNAQVNLASTTSQFAYRRYYLSHQFTPFNAEKFPFSIRHTIFHQGNKYYYTQGGLEGYWYKVPTDLVNGFPLATKKYSSNLSNTLSLVFNNEKFKLDAGVRYQMIKFGINNIVALDGVPFPGELKESRIGAVGNLQVKLWDKVQLNSFLEFSNGSQFKSYLRTTNNLKFEPIKDYFVNAKVNFQSAYPSFNYLLNTSVYNNFNYYLENAKNQSVMELGGSINLKWFKTELFANYFRIDNYTYFDSNKAPKQSENSMNISQIGGDATFSYGKFHLNTRLHFQNALTNKNLLPMPSFVGRANFFYQTQAFKKAAEIQAGLKVYYFSKFNSREYFPVLNEYVLAGKDSFAIGGQPIADLYINMKVKKMFFFIEGQQIGTVISTNKAYVFPHYPVYDFRLNIGIVWYLFN
- a CDS encoding RagB/SusD family nutrient uptake outer membrane protein, whose translation is MKNKILKVALLSLGLLMVNVSCSDDFVERQFNQEVEQAPLTTIQELESFSRGMFNVMRDKTYYGCDFLAYGEVRSDEMYSNLASGYYVNVMNYTQISSDAYAKNTWTFIYRAVATANVVINTDISGFKASDKPSANFIQGQAYAVRALGFFDLLRLYGQKYTGAPTSLGVVLPLKYDPRAKQGRSTIAETEAQIEADFAKAEQLMTANNRTTSKTDLSVAALKGLMARYYLYKGDYAKVRDLVKYVVDLKAYEVVAASGLQDSYSFKMNGSATNSIFELAVGNTGSLSTDSYAYKINYDGYGNVVVNPEVLDLYNPGDVRLKFFTELEGDLYVSAGDKGKYLNITGSDNIKMLRFEEILLDGVEAELKGGNPATALEYYKQLVSNRWTEYKDDAGVTHTLAAQLALVTSVDMDMLKEERTRELIGEGLRQWDLRRWGDAVPRPAGASADPFLNAFPIPLSETNVGAVKGNQGYDNFQ